Genomic window (Salvelinus alpinus chromosome 13, SLU_Salpinus.1, whole genome shotgun sequence):
tcttatcacgctgcgccttggtcctcctctcttcatccaaacgacgaacgtgacagaataacccaccaaaaaaggaccaagcagcgtggtaacggacagcagcagcagcagcagcgatcggaggactcctggacctgggaggagattctggacggcaagggaccttgGACTCAGGTtggtgaatatcgccgccccaaagctgagctggaggcagcgaaagcggagaggcggtggtatgaggaggctgcacgtaagcgcggctggaagccagagaggcagccccaaacatgtatttgggggggggcacacggggagtgtggctaagccaggtaggagacctgagccaactccccgtgcttaccttggagagagagggaccgggcaggcaccgtgttatgccgtgaggcacacggtgtccccggtgagcaggcatagcccggtgcggtacatagcagcgcctcgtatcgaGCCGCCCGTTCCACCGCAGGAACCTCGGTCTGACCctgatgccaaggcgccagaaccggctggtaccccagtacgcactggaagggagagaggttagtggaggagaggcgaagcgagttctgtgccatctcggcccagggcacgaacgccgcccactccctcGGCCTGTCCTGGCAATAAGACTGCAGAAACCtgccaccaaaaaaggaccaagcagcgtggtaacggacagcagcagcagcagcagcgatcggaggactcctggacctgggaggagattctggacggcaagggaccttgGACTCAGGTtggtgaatatcgccgccccaaagctgagctggaggcagcgaaagcggagaggcggtggtatgaggctGCAcgtaagcgcggctggaagccagagaggcagccccaaaaatttatttgggggggggaacacggggagtgtggctaagccaggtaggagacctgagccaactccccgtgcttaccttgGAGAAAgagggaccgggcaggcaccgtgttatgccgtgaggcacacggtgtccccggtgagcaggcatagcccggtgcggtacatagcagcgcctcgtatcgaGCCGCCCGTTCCACCGCAGGAACCTCGGTCTGACCctgatgccaaggcgccagaaccggctggtaccccagtacgcactggaagggagagaggttagtggaggagaggcgaagcgagttctgtgccatctcggcccagggcacgaacgccgcccactccctcggccggtcctggcaataagactgcagaaacctgcccacatcctggtttactctctccacctgcccattactctcggggtgaaaccctgaggtaaggctgatcgagacccccagacgttccatgaacgccttccagaccctagacgtgaactggggacctcgatcagacactatatcctcaggcaccccgtagtgccggaagacgtgcgtaaacaaggcctatgcagtctgtagggccgtagggagaccggacagagggaggagatgacaggacttagagaaccaatccacaacgaccaggatcgcggtgttaccctgtgagggggaagatcggtaagaaaaaccaccgacaggtgcgaccaaggccgttgtggaacgggtaaggggtgtagcgtccctctgggcaggtgcctaggagccttctaatgggcgcacaccgagcaggaggaaacgtaaaccctcacatccttagccaaggtaggccaccattACCTCCCGCTCAAtcagcgcactgtccgaccgatcccaggatgaccagaggaaggtgacgtgtgggcccaatagatcaaccagTCACGAACAGCAGACgggacgtacagacgcccagcgggacactggaggggagcgggctctgcacgtaacgcctgctcaatgtccgtgtccagctcccacactaccggcgccaccaggcaggaggtggggagtatgggagtgggatccatgggctgctggtctctcccagcggtccattgtcTGGACAACGCGGTCCATGGCGGTGCCAAGATGCTGGAGCATTGCTGCATGCTCCCAGACGCGCTCCTCCACCCCTATAcccggggtacctgctcctgctgactccataagtTTCGGTCCGGAATTCTGTAAggagtgcgtactggcggcagagaagtcaggcgcaggagagcaaagatTGTATTACAACGGCGCAGttttaataataaaaatcactgtgaacaaaaacaatatataCAATGGGACAAAACCCCGTCGCACACCAGACataatgtgcacaagcacttacaataaacaattccggacaaggacatgggggaaacagagggttaaatacacaacatgtaattatgggattgaaaccaggtgtgtgggaagacaagacaaaacaaatggaaaatgaaaggtggatcgacgatggctagaaggccggcgatgccgaacgccgcccgaacaaggagagggaccgacttcggcggaagtcgtgatagttgctctagataagagcatctgctaaatgcacaaaccagattggatggagaatgctgtggtagccatactggttaagtgtgccttgaattctaaataaatcaaagacagtgtcaccagcaacgcacccccacactgtataaaatgtataaaatagtaaaaataaagaaaaacccatgtatgagtaggtgtgtccaaagttttaACTGTGACTGTATGTCATTGAACAACCCAATGCCATGATTAATtagtgaaaaaacacaccaatctcgttcatattttctttaaacaataaaagctaattttcCAATATCTCTGAAAATGGATACATAGCGTTTCTGAATTAAACTCTTCAAATGTAACAGCCTGAGCACACTAGACTTGAAACAACGATACAGATGTAACCATGTAATGTATTATCTGACCAGGCACTAGTGCTCCCAAGTCAAAAATCCATGTGCATTCCACAGGTCACATTTATAAGGGAGTTTTCAAAAAAAATGATCAAGATTAGGAAAAGTTTCGCAGCAGACCTGAGAGATCTTCAAGGCACACCAGTGGGGAACCACTGGAGTaaagtattgtaatgacctgactagatcataaatgaacaattgtccagacagaggcttgagtttgcgaattgacggtttattaaaccaactttacacaggctactgtttgggccgtagcacacgccaaatagatgacagataacccacaagccaatcgtgaccttctcttgtgaagcccagacgtaagagagagagaacaaaggctgaacctggtcttaacttccaatgctccacccccctgcccaacccccctccacgccactccgccaaccaccaggatgcccggcatcagaacattccaggcattcccgtgattggcagatagcaggttgattgacatgtcggaccccgcgaacaccgggtactggtcagtacaacacaaccacctcctagcctaacacataacacacagctgtctgtgcgggtcgctacacagcccccccaccacaaagtccctcgtccccgagggaacaaacaaagtctctgaagcgacccggaggtctcctttgcctgcgtggccgtgatggtcgcagagtgcccctctgggaaccaggggatgaaggcagggatatgggggacaaggaagcgggaacgggtaatacagtccgtggctctggggaaccacgcggtgacacagggggggagacagggggagtgggctgtctggagccttgtctgcggcacctgagggtgggtgcctggagaatgtcattgccagagaggggaattgtgggggttcctggggtttggggagaagaggcccctctgtatggggctaacctgtcccggtgcagtgccacctttctccccctgggaggaagctgcacccggtacacaacctcccctaccctctccaggacactgcagggtcccacccagtgactgtccaacttggggcatctgccttttttccttagggggctgtagacccagaccagctccccagccacaaagtgccttccccgggtgtgcacgtcatagttccttttctgcctcacacctgcattcaccagctgctctctggcgaaggtgtgggctgtctccaggcggtcctggagtctccgggcatactccggccccggaggaacatgagggctatccaggggccgaccaaacgccatctccgcaggggtgcggatctctctccccagcatgaggagggcaggcgtgcaggaggtggagtcttggacagcggagcggcatgccatgaggaccataggcaggtgcttgtcccagtcacgctggtgtttggaagagacgatggccagctgctgtccaagcgttttgttgaagcgctccacaaggccatcactttgaggatggagaggagtagtgcgggtcttgtgcatacccagcctctcacacatggtggcgaacacacgggactcaaagtttctgccttggtcgctgtggatggactctgcagctccaaacctgctgaacatccccgctgtcagggcgtcgacgatggtctctgcctcctggtcaggcagagcataggcctcgggccattttgtgaaatagtccatggccgtgagcacccagcggtttccactgtctgtggtggggaacggcccaactacatccactcccaccctctccatgggagcccccactgggaactgttggagctgagcatgagagcggcctggggggccctttctcgctgtgcagttgtcacagcggcgacaaaagtcctccacatccctcttgtgctgcccccagtagaagccctgacggagacggcgcagtgtttttgtgaccccaaagtgtccagtccccacccccccatgagtactctggagcacagcctcccgcaatgcttttgggaccaccacctgccacctctcctctcccgtagctgactccttccatgcccgctgtagcacgccatcagccagccgcagtctctcaaacttcgaccacaaccctttggtcgcgagtgagagcgctgtcacctcttcccatggtggcctcacctgcgcctctacccactgtagcactggctgtaggtctgtgtcccgtccctgctgctgccgccattcagccacgtcgacagtctgcagctcacagcagacaggcccgctcgcccgacacactgtggcacagacaccctcctctgcccgcagctctctctcccgtccctctctccgttcacagtggcggcagccgtctgcagtacagggccgacgggacatggcgtcggcgttggagtggcgtgcccctgccctgtgcaccaccgtgaagtcatacggctgaagctcctccaaccagcgtgccacctgcccctctggctctctgaaagacatgagccactggagagcagagtggtcagtccttacagtaaagggcagaccacccaggtagtacttgaagtgtttgacggaagccacaacagccaagagctcccgccgggtgacacagtagcggcgctcatgtttgtcaaatgttttgctgaagtacgccaccactctctccccctctggccccacctgggccagcaccccacccatgcccacattgctcgcgtctgtgtccaggataaagggcaaggtgaggtcagggggggcgagcacgggggcctcgatcagtgcacgtttgagggtgttgaacgcctcctcacactccactgtccaagtgaaagccttgtccttcggcagcaggcggttcagtggagcagcaacgcttgagaagccccgtacaaacctcctgtagtacgaggccaggcccaggaagctcttcagctgacgctggtcggtgggggtgggccagtctctgacagcccctaccttgtcctccatggtgctgatcccctccttccccactcggtggcccaagaaggacacctctctcctcatgaagtggcacttctcggggtggagcttcagacctgcggcagccaccctctccagcacacgccgtagcgcccccagggctgactggaaggagctgccatgggccaggatgtcatcgaggtataccagacactgctgtcgggggatgccatccagcaccctgtccatcaaacgctcaaaagtagctggagcgttgcacaggccaaagcacaggaccttgaactgccagtgtcctctgttagtggagaacgcagttttggctctggcctctggggagaggggcacctgccagtagccactgcggaggtctagtgaggagaaccaggaggaccccctaaccaggtccagcgactcatcgatacgtggtatggggtatgagtccttcctggttacctcattcagccgcctgtagtccgcacagaacctcagcttgccccccttcttcggaaccatgacgactggcgccgcccaggggctgtctgagggctcaatgaagtctgcccgctgcatctccaacacagccttgtctgccgcctcctggcgtgccagcgggatacggcggggacgcatcttgatgggtcgagcatcacctgtgtcgatctcatgctgcaccagatgagtctgacccacctcttcctcactcaacgcaaagctgtctctgaattcaaacagcaactgccacaaccgttcctgctgctcggggtcaagaccaacacagttcctcccccatatctccctcactgcagacagtgtcctctcctctcccatctggggtagctgggctgggggggtgcggcccgggctcacagagggctgtgtcatggaggtagctgggggaatgtaacacaccgccgtaggtgacagggggactggggaaaagtcacacacagctgtgggggagggggcgcagccatgagtctctgctgctttaactgttggagtaaagggtttgttgggttgagtgaatgtgacattagggggggccatggtgacttccgtccctccctggaagctcagtgtgcccctatttaggtctaactggcagcctgtgctcctaagaaagtccaaccccaggatacaagggtcctgcacagccgccacccacacaggatgacgcacagtcctgccccctactgtcagagtcattattcccttccctttcatgggtgccagctcacctgtgactgtgcggagctgcacagttgtaggctcacactgagtccaacctggcacaatatctggcctcaccagggttactgtggacccagtgtccaccagggcggagcagggcaccccctccacagtgacagggacatgacaaaagtccccaacacaggtccggcccaccacaacaacaggctccatccgcttgccctcgtctgcttctgggggaagtggagccttgcttccccgtctgtgccggtgggctcctcctgaagatgatggtggttgggatagaaagccaggggtccgcactacccggtctatgcggaccccgagccgtttccctgagctctgggggacatggggcaatctcggcgcagatggcctggctggccacaaccccagcagaccctgggacCAGGGCGTGTGTTTCGTGCCGCCTGTAGCGACACAGCACGAATGAGTTTTGTCATTTCGGCCACCGAAGCAGGCTTTTCCGGCTCcgggctgctctgccccccagctcgcacagagggtgtgtctccctgcacccccaccaaagccccagctgaagccccagcccacaccagctccctctccaaagccatctccaaggctgtctgcaatgactcaggatgagccagctgggtctgtatgcgcagctccgtaggagagagcgcctgtatgaactggtcccgtgctagctcgctctgcacggaggggggcatgtgagcatatgcccgccgagagaggctctcaatgtcattagctagcacccgtagaggctctccgggctgcctgcgtctattactcagttcggagcgcagtagcccgggctgtacacactgtccatagcgcctcctcagtgctcccactaaagcaccataatcatgcctgtcctcggggctaatcaatatcaaacaggccagagcttcatccgtgaggcataaagccaactgcagtgccctttcttcatccgaccaccccctaaaatgagctaacagttcaaactgagcatgaaaagcttcccaatccgccttaccggaatacttcggggtcttaacagatacggacgcagccgggaactgggcgccgccatgtttgtttacatcctgagccccagattcctcgtcacgccgcgtcgacgtcaccacttcggtccgcccaccagaatccgcgcgaaatacagtcgacgaagcactcatgcccgcttcagccgccatcgctctaacgtcctccctcaagcggcctctGCGCTCCGACGCCCTGGCGATCTCCTCAGACAGAACCCCCGACGTCCATTCACACGCACCTCCTTGGCCATAAtcgtcccctacctccaccttcactttcggattccctcgaagcattttaaatccccgttctcacctacggtagctagccacataagtcagctagctagctggctaacttgtatcaacgtttttacttctgacaccaatgtaatgacctgactagatcataaatgaacaattgtccagacagaggcttgagtttgcgaattgacggtttattaaaccaactttacacaggctactgtttgggccgtagcacacgccaaatagatgacagataacccacaagccaatcgtgaccttctcttgtgaagcccagacgtaagagagagagaacaaaggctgaacctggtcttaacttccaatgctccacccccctgcccaacccccctccacgccactccgccaaccaccaggatgcccggcatcagaacattccaggcattcccgtgattggcagatagcaggttgattgacatgtcggaccccgcgaacaccgggtactggtcagtacaacacaaccacctcctagcctaacacataacacacagctgtctgtgcgggtcgctacagtaTCAATGTAAAATATGGCTCATATACAGAAATAaaagtatttttattatttttattatttctgTCTGGTTACAGTCAAGACTACAATAGCACTGTGACCTTCTATTGATGATGTATCTACATATAGGCTTTTAATGAAGATTTTAAAACAATTCTTGAATTGCCACACCTTATTGACTGTGAGGCAAACCATTCAACAATTCACCTCCTTATTCTCCCTCTACTGTGACATCTTGTTTGGGATTTTTATCTTTAAACCCCCATGGGGAATTGTTCCAGAATATGTCTGTCAATGTCTCCTATCGTTGATAATCTACTATCATGGAAATTAGTTTACATTACATTTATTTATCCACATTctgcctctcgttctctctctctctgtatctctctctctctctctctgtctctctctccctgtctctctcatactctgtctctcgctctccctttctctctcactctgtctctgtctctctcactctatgtctctgtctctctctccctaggcCTACGTGCAATATTCAGACAAACCAAGGCTTCTTCCTTAGCTTGGAGACTTCATACCCAGGGTCATGCCTGTGAACCTATCCACTCTGACTGTTTGCCTGCTAGGCACAGGTAATGGTTTGACACTTAGACATGTGACGTGTGACGTGTTCAGTACAAAAGTAGCATTTCTTATTGTACCATTTAGTCAATTTTCTtacatttggtgcctaatgaataccacCCTGATTAGTTGGAAAATCTATACAAatctatataaataaatatgtatttaCACACATATCAAAACAAATGAGCATTGAGTAATGAATTCATTTGAAAAAACTACAATTTTACATGTTTTTGAAGGTGCTTGTGTGAACAATGGTGACTGTTAACTCTTTCCTCTTCTTTTATTGTCAGCCATTCTCTGTGCAGACATTTCTCCTGCATCTTCAAACAATACATCTACCCCAACAGCACCATCTGTAAGCCCAGAGGATACTCCTGCCAATGTGTCCACCCTCGCACCTTCcaccactggtactaacaccTCTGCTCCAGGGACTCACCCCACATCTAACCCCACAGAGGCCAACAGCACCATGGTCTCCACATCCGACCAAGCAAATGAAGAAGCCACAGAGACAATATTGTCAACTGGCGAGATAGCCGGCATTGCTGTCGGCAGCATTGCTGGAGTGGCGGCTATTGGTGAGTGTAATACGCACAccgacacatgcacgcacacacattctcCGGCACCGCAATTACCCTGGGCCTTATCTATTCattaacagaacagaggaggggcAAACCCAATATTGAACCATGAAAGTGATACCCCACTGGTATCATCATGGTTTCATGCTGTTCCTGTGTAACCAAATTCATGTAAATGCTTCTATTATGGCAGCCCAAACTACCAAATCAGAGGGCAAAGGAAGTAAACAGACTCTACTGAGGGCAGGGACTGGTTTATTAAGGCTAACTCTAGTAGTTGTGGTCACAACAGGATTCAAACAGAATGCAAGATGACctacaaacaaaacagacaaacaTGCATATGTCAATGAGAATGCCTGCTCCAGGCTACTCCTGCAACTGCAATTTGTTTGTCAgggcaatttaaaaaaaatatgatttgaaaACCAAAATGAACGTTTCTTAATGGAGAAGTCCAAGTaatcctgtttcagtctgttgtcTTCCATTTGGTTCTTCATTAACATGACCTGGATGTAGGCATATCAGGGTTCTAACAGCCTCCCTTCTAAGCCTGAGCCTAACTAAATATTTAACACCTCTATGTGAAGTGAACCCTCAGTTTCATGTAATGTGTACAGTAGTGTGGAAATGTAACATTTGTGATAGCCTTCCTTAATGACATTGACTTACAACTTTCTTCCCAAATCTAAAACCGAACTTTCTAATATAATGATATAATATCTATCTTTCTctgtttcgctctctctcttcctctctccctcaccctctcccctctcccctctaggTGGAGGGATCTTTGCTGGTCTGAAGTTTAGTGGTAAGCTGGCAGGTTAGTGTTGCTAGACTGGACTGGACAGTGCTGGGTAAGGATAAGCTGAGTGGGTTGGTAAGGGAAGATTCGATTGGCCTGAGACCAGTCCAAGACTCTACATACTGCACAACCACTGTGGGAAAAAACAGCCCTCTCAACTTCCTCTATCTGAAACCACTGCCAACCAACACATTGAGACCTTAATTTACAACTATACAGGAATGCAGATTGCATTACTATGAGCCAAAATCTGGAATTTTATACTGTGCTCAGTTGAGATAAaatactacttctactgctgataatatatatatatatatatatgtgtctaTGCATTCGATTACACACTGAACTGTATATCACATGTTATGTATGGCCACAATGTAGCATTCAGCTGTTGATGCATATGCTTTCCCTATCTAGTGAGAGCATACAGTATATGGGGAAAAAGGAGAACAGTGTCTGAAAAAGACAAATGATAATACGAAATAACAtgatagctacagtatatatttaaTATATGGTAGCAAATATATTTTAATATTATGGTTCACCGCACATCTTGTGGTGACAGCTTAACCGTGCTCTGAACTTTCTGCTAAGTgtctttttaaacattttaagaTGATCAATGATTTTTGTTGATTGATTTaatgatacattttttttgtcattaAACATTTTAAGATGAGAATGGATGATCACATGGGATTTTGAATATGTTATTTCCTCAAAAGATATTATGCACACACTTTATTTCACAACAAAATACCATGATGATTATGGTATTATGGTCACAATGTAAACACCTCGTTTTGTAATAAAGACCATGAGTAGTTGTGTGACTTTGTTGTGTTTTATTTGTGTCAGCCATCTTGTGAAGGAGCCAGTTGAGAGATGTGTCCCCTCTCCCCTCGCAGCTCTGATGGTGtgctctctgtctgcatgctttCATTATGTCTCAGCACTTAGTTTGATTAACCCATTGACTGGCAAGACAGTTGGCTTACCTGTCCAGCACTGAATGGGTCCAATGATTGAAATGTCATAGTGTGCGTTCCAAATTATAcctgattccctatatagtgcactacatttgtaccaaatggcaccatattccctatacagtgcactacttttggccaggggccctggtaaaaaaaaatggcactttataggaaataggatgccattttagATGCAACCAAAGTGAAATCTGACAAACACTGCAGGCCTGATAGACTGCAGACAGGAATGATGCCTCTCTGTAATAGACTCCCCACTGACCTGTTTTCACACTGACAAGCCAGCATATAGAATGCATTATTACATGTCTCTGCAAAGGGACTACAGGGCCCTTATTCTAGGGCAGTTTTGTGAGGTACATTTTAATGAATTaatcagtactcctactctgagaccctTTATGCACCCAGATGAAAAGAAAGCAGACAATGTCATTGTTCCTGTCAAATAAACCTACTGAAGTTAAGCATGTAAAGTGTTATGAATATGATTAAGTCCTTGATCATATTTTGTGATGAACTTACACTACCAATCAAAAGTATTagaacaactactcattcaagggtttttcttaatttatactcttttctacattatagaattatagtgaagaaatcaaaaccatgcaataacacatatggaatcacatagtaaccaaaaaagcgttaaacaaatcaaaatatattttatatttgagattcttcaaagagccaccctttgccttgatgacagctttgcacactcttggcattctctcaaccagcttcttgaggtggtcgcctggaatgcatttcaattaacaggtgtgcattcttaaaagttaatttgtggaatttctttccttcttaatgcgtttgagcca
Coding sequences:
- the LOC139537631 gene encoding uncharacterized protein yields the protein MPVNLSTLTVCLLGTAILCADISPASSNNTSTPTAPSVSPEDTPANVSTLAPSTTGTNTSAPGTHPTSNPTEANSTMVSTSDQANEEATETILSTGEIAGIAVGSIAGVAAIGGGIFAGLKFSGKLAG